In one window of Nocardioides panacisoli DNA:
- a CDS encoding PhoX family protein: protein MSLGPGTPLPLVPVDRSGVRHGSRSYLTCAFRCGNACDHPEPNRSGNPHIADEIARAVGRRSVLRGAAVGGGALVLGVGGSGSLAAAATSPSRNGRGHGHGRGDSLANADFEPVAPNTRDDVVVPRGYESDVVMRWGDPVVAGAPRFDPYRQSVAAAEKQFGFNCDYVGVLPLPGRSAVLVVNHEYTSPTAMFPAGVYEDAERIAIEMANHGMSVVTLEEHRGSWRAERGRRAWRNRRIHDRTEFRLDGPAAGDPRLRTSADRTGRRVLGTFNNCAGGTTPWGTVLSGEENFNQYFGSSGDLDARYADEYARYGISGGTARGWQDVDERFDLTAEPHEPHRFGWVVEVDPYDPSSTPVKHTMLGRFKHEGANVTLSRDGRAVAYMGDDERGDYLYRFVSQERFAGGRGRKARRHNQQLLSKGTLYVARLTGDGTDDDEYDGTGRWIPLCSDRRSFVEGMSVADVLIFTRLAADKVTPTRMDRPEDVEPNPVNGRVYAALTNNSQRGSTFPPDEANPITSSQVRANPAAPLTTASGNRNGYVLELAPRRGDHTDDRFTWELFLVCGDPEAPETHFGGVDKDRVSPISCPDNVAFDSTGNLWVSTDGNALGGNDGVFRVPVDGPDRGRVECFLTVPKGAEACGPLITDRDRNLWVAVQHPGEVDGSSFDSPASTWPHTDDFPRPSVVVNHRR from the coding sequence ATGAGTCTCGGACCCGGCACGCCCCTGCCCCTCGTTCCCGTCGATCGCTCCGGTGTACGCCACGGATCGCGCTCCTACCTCACCTGCGCGTTCCGCTGCGGCAACGCGTGTGACCACCCCGAGCCGAACCGCTCGGGCAACCCGCACATCGCCGACGAGATCGCCCGGGCCGTCGGGCGGCGTTCGGTGCTACGCGGTGCAGCGGTCGGCGGCGGCGCTCTCGTCCTCGGCGTCGGTGGTTCCGGCTCGCTGGCCGCCGCCGCGACCTCGCCGAGCCGCAACGGTCGTGGACACGGACACGGTCGGGGCGACAGCCTCGCCAACGCCGACTTCGAGCCGGTCGCCCCCAACACGCGCGACGACGTGGTGGTCCCGCGTGGCTACGAGTCCGACGTCGTCATGCGCTGGGGCGACCCGGTGGTGGCCGGTGCGCCGCGGTTCGACCCCTACCGCCAGAGCGTCGCGGCGGCGGAGAAGCAGTTCGGGTTCAACTGCGACTACGTCGGCGTGCTGCCGCTCCCGGGCAGGTCGGCGGTCCTCGTGGTCAACCACGAGTACACCTCACCGACGGCGATGTTCCCCGCCGGCGTCTACGAGGACGCCGAGCGGATCGCGATCGAGATGGCCAACCACGGGATGTCGGTGGTCACGCTGGAGGAGCACCGCGGGTCGTGGCGCGCCGAGCGCGGGCGCCGCGCCTGGCGCAACCGCCGGATCCACGACCGGACAGAGTTCCGGCTGGACGGACCCGCCGCGGGCGACCCCCGGCTGCGCACCTCGGCCGACCGGACCGGGCGCCGGGTGCTCGGGACGTTCAACAACTGCGCCGGTGGCACGACGCCCTGGGGGACGGTCCTGTCGGGGGAGGAGAACTTCAACCAGTACTTCGGCTCCAGCGGCGACCTCGACGCCCGCTACGCCGACGAGTACGCTCGCTACGGGATCAGCGGCGGCACCGCCCGTGGCTGGCAGGACGTCGACGAGCGGTTCGACCTGACCGCGGAGCCGCACGAGCCCCACCGCTTCGGCTGGGTCGTCGAGGTCGACCCCTACGACCCCTCCTCGACACCGGTGAAGCACACGATGCTCGGCCGCTTCAAGCACGAGGGCGCCAACGTGACCCTGAGTCGTGACGGTCGCGCGGTGGCCTACATGGGCGACGACGAGCGCGGTGACTACCTCTACAGGTTCGTCTCGCAGGAGCGGTTCGCCGGCGGCCGCGGACGGAAGGCACGCCGCCACAACCAGCAGCTCCTCAGCAAGGGCACGCTCTACGTCGCGCGGCTCACCGGCGACGGCACCGACGACGACGAGTACGACGGCACCGGCCGGTGGATTCCGCTGTGCAGCGACCGTCGCTCGTTCGTCGAGGGCATGTCGGTGGCCGACGTCCTGATCTTCACCCGGCTCGCGGCGGACAAGGTCACGCCGACCCGGATGGACCGGCCCGAGGACGTCGAGCCCAACCCGGTCAACGGGCGGGTCTACGCGGCACTGACCAACAACTCGCAGCGGGGGAGCACGTTCCCGCCGGACGAGGCGAACCCGATCACCTCTTCACAGGTTCGGGCCAACCCCGCCGCACCACTGACCACCGCCAGCGGCAACCGCAACGGCTACGTCCTCGAGCTCGCGCCCCGACGTGGCGACCACACCGACGACCGCTTCACCTGGGAACTGTTCCTGGTGTGCGGTGACCCCGAGGCGCCCGAGACCCACTTCGGTGGCGTCGACAAGGACCGGGTCAGCCCGATCAGCTGCCCGGACAACGTGGCCTTCGACAGCACCGGCAACCTGTGGGTCTCCACCGACGGCAACGCGCTCGGCGGCAACGACGGCGTGTTCCGCGTCCCGGTCGACGGCCCCGACCGCGGCCGGGTGGAGTGCTTCCTCACCGTGCCCAAGGGGGCCGAGGCGTGCGGGCCGTTGATCACCGACCGCGACCGCAACCTCTGGGTCGCAGTCCAGCACCCCGGCGAGGTCGACGGCTCCTCGTTCGACTCCCCGGCGAGCACGTGGCCCCACACCGACGACTTCCCCCGCCCGTCGGTGGTCGTCAACCACCGACGCTGA
- a CDS encoding SDR family NAD(P)-dependent oxidoreductase: MTISDLYRLDDKVAVVTGASSGLGVAFAQALAEAGADVVLGARRVERLAETARLVEQAGRRALTVATDVASPEDCQALVDAAMTEFGRVDVLVNNAGIGTAVPATRETPDQFRQVIDINLNGCYWMAQACGRVMQPGSSIVNISSVLGITTAGLPQAAYASSKAGLLGMTRDLAQQWTRRKGIRVNAIAPGFFTSEMTDEYPEGYLESQEDRIPAGRKGDPRELAASVVFLASDAAGYITGQALPVDGGMTIT, from the coding sequence ATGACGATCTCCGACCTGTACCGCCTCGACGACAAGGTGGCCGTGGTCACCGGTGCCTCCTCCGGACTCGGCGTCGCCTTCGCCCAGGCGCTGGCCGAGGCCGGCGCGGACGTGGTCCTCGGTGCGCGACGCGTGGAGCGCCTCGCCGAGACCGCGCGACTGGTGGAGCAGGCGGGCCGCCGCGCCCTCACCGTCGCCACCGACGTCGCCTCCCCCGAGGACTGCCAGGCGCTGGTGGACGCCGCGATGACGGAGTTCGGCCGCGTCGACGTGCTGGTCAACAACGCCGGCATCGGCACCGCGGTGCCGGCCACCCGGGAGACGCCGGACCAGTTCCGCCAGGTCATCGACATCAACCTCAACGGCTGCTACTGGATGGCGCAGGCCTGCGGCCGCGTCATGCAGCCGGGTTCCTCCATCGTCAACATCTCCTCCGTGCTCGGCATCACCACCGCCGGGCTGCCGCAGGCGGCGTACGCCTCCTCCAAGGCCGGCCTGCTCGGCATGACCCGCGACCTCGCGCAGCAGTGGACCCGCCGCAAGGGCATCCGCGTCAACGCGATCGCGCCGGGGTTCTTCACCTCCGAGATGACCGACGAGTACCCCGAGGGCTACCTGGAGTCGCAGGAGGACCGCATTCCCGCGGGCCGCAAGGGCGACCCGCGGGAGCTGGCGGCCAGCGTCGTCTTCCTCGCCTCCGACGCCGCCGGGTACATCACCGGTCAGGCGCTGCCCGTCGACGGCGGGATGACGATCACCTGA
- the leuS gene encoding leucine--tRNA ligase codes for MSEYDVHATEAKWLPVWRDLAPFTAHDDVVLSGEREKRYALTMFPYPSGDLHMGHAEVFALHDVISRYWKFRGYEVLNPMGWDSFGLPAENAAIRNDARPAEYTYANIDTQAASMEKYATSFDWTRRLHTSDPEYYRWTQWLFLKFHERGLAYRRNSPVNWCPQDQTVLANEQVVDGACERCGAEVTKRELTQWYFKTTDYAQELLDSLDDLQPTWSDKVVNAQRNWIGRSEGAHVDFDLALASGETRRLSVYTTRPDTLWGATFMVVAADAALATELVAPDRAAALEEYLAEVRKATDIDRLATDRPKTGVDLGITATNPVTGEEIPVWAADYVLADYGTGAIMAVPAHDQRDLDFATTMDLPVRRVVDTGEDDPVESRVATTGDGTYVNSGPLDGTSDKAAGIHRAIEILEADGRGTGAVNFRLRDWLLSRQRYWGAPIPIIHCPTHGEVPVPEDQLPVELPDLRGSDLKPKGTSPLGAATEWVEVTCPTCGGPAQRDTDTMDTFVDSSWYFLRYLSPGDEDRAFSTELANQWGPIDLYVGGDEHAVLHLLYARFFTKALRDMGLLDWDEPFSAYLSQGKVVNEGKKMSKSLGNGVSLGEQLDAFGVDAVRLTLVFASPPEDNIDWVDVSPNGSLRFLQRAWRLSGEVTSEPGADPAAGDEGLRKVTHRTVREAEQLIEGYRFNVVVARTMELVNATRKAIDSGCGPADPAVREAVEAVAILLSMVAPYTAEDMWERLGHQPSVAQAAWPVVEEALLVQESVTAVVQVQGKVKSRLEVSPEVSAADLEAAALADATVQQAIDGREIRKVIVREPKLVNIVV; via the coding sequence ATGAGCGAGTACGACGTCCACGCGACCGAGGCGAAGTGGCTGCCGGTCTGGCGGGACCTTGCGCCGTTCACCGCCCACGACGACGTGGTGCTCTCGGGGGAGCGGGAGAAGCGCTACGCGCTGACGATGTTCCCCTACCCCAGCGGCGACCTGCACATGGGTCACGCCGAGGTCTTCGCACTGCACGACGTGATCAGCCGCTACTGGAAGTTCCGCGGCTACGAGGTGCTCAACCCGATGGGCTGGGACTCCTTCGGCCTGCCCGCCGAGAACGCCGCGATCCGCAACGACGCCCGCCCGGCGGAGTACACCTACGCCAACATCGACACCCAGGCGGCGTCGATGGAGAAGTACGCGACGTCGTTCGACTGGACGCGCCGGCTGCACACCTCCGACCCGGAGTACTACCGCTGGACGCAGTGGCTGTTCCTGAAGTTCCACGAGCGGGGGCTGGCCTACCGCCGCAACAGCCCGGTCAACTGGTGCCCGCAGGACCAGACGGTGCTGGCCAACGAGCAGGTGGTCGACGGCGCCTGCGAGCGGTGCGGGGCCGAGGTCACCAAGCGCGAGCTGACGCAGTGGTACTTCAAGACCACCGACTACGCCCAGGAGCTGCTGGACTCGCTGGACGACCTCCAGCCGACCTGGTCGGACAAGGTCGTCAACGCCCAGCGCAACTGGATCGGACGCTCCGAGGGCGCCCACGTCGACTTCGACCTGGCGCTGGCCTCGGGGGAGACCCGGCGCCTGTCGGTCTACACCACGCGGCCCGACACCCTGTGGGGGGCGACCTTCATGGTGGTGGCGGCCGACGCCGCGCTCGCCACCGAGCTCGTCGCCCCGGACCGTGCCGCGGCACTGGAGGAGTACCTCGCCGAGGTACGCAAGGCCACCGACATCGACCGGCTCGCCACGGACCGACCCAAGACCGGCGTCGACCTGGGCATCACCGCGACCAACCCGGTCACGGGCGAGGAGATCCCGGTGTGGGCGGCCGACTACGTGCTGGCTGACTACGGCACGGGCGCGATCATGGCGGTCCCTGCCCACGACCAGCGTGACCTCGACTTCGCCACCACGATGGACCTGCCGGTACGCCGCGTCGTCGACACCGGCGAGGACGACCCGGTCGAGAGCCGCGTCGCCACCACCGGCGACGGGACCTACGTCAACAGCGGTCCGCTGGACGGCACGAGCGACAAGGCAGCGGGCATCCACCGCGCGATCGAGATCCTCGAGGCCGATGGTCGTGGGACGGGTGCGGTCAACTTCCGCCTGCGTGACTGGCTGCTGAGCCGCCAGCGCTACTGGGGCGCTCCGATCCCGATCATCCACTGCCCGACCCATGGCGAGGTCCCGGTCCCCGAGGACCAGCTGCCCGTGGAGCTGCCCGACCTGCGCGGCTCGGACCTGAAGCCGAAGGGCACCTCCCCGCTGGGTGCGGCCACCGAGTGGGTCGAGGTCACCTGTCCGACCTGCGGCGGCCCCGCGCAGCGCGACACCGACACGATGGACACCTTCGTGGACTCCTCGTGGTACTTCCTGCGCTACCTCTCGCCCGGCGACGAGGACCGGGCCTTCTCCACCGAGCTGGCCAACCAGTGGGGCCCGATCGACCTCTACGTCGGTGGCGACGAGCACGCGGTGCTGCACCTGCTCTACGCGCGCTTCTTCACCAAGGCGCTGCGCGACATGGGCCTGCTGGACTGGGACGAGCCGTTCTCGGCGTACCTGTCGCAGGGCAAGGTCGTCAACGAGGGCAAGAAGATGTCCAAGTCGCTGGGCAACGGCGTGAGCCTGGGGGAGCAGCTCGACGCCTTCGGCGTGGACGCGGTGCGCCTGACCCTGGTCTTCGCGAGCCCGCCCGAGGACAACATCGACTGGGTCGACGTCTCGCCGAACGGCTCGCTGCGCTTCCTGCAGCGTGCCTGGCGGCTGAGTGGTGAGGTGACCAGCGAGCCCGGGGCCGACCCGGCGGCCGGTGACGAGGGCCTGCGGAAGGTCACGCACCGGACGGTGCGCGAGGCCGAGCAGCTCATCGAGGGCTACCGCTTCAACGTGGTGGTGGCGCGGACGATGGAGCTGGTCAACGCCACGCGCAAGGCGATCGACTCCGGTTGCGGACCGGCCGACCCCGCCGTCCGTGAGGCGGTCGAGGCGGTCGCGATCCTGCTCTCGATGGTCGCCCCCTACACGGCCGAGGACATGTGGGAGCGCCTCGGCCACCAGCCCTCGGTCGCGCAGGCGGCCTGGCCGGTGGTCGAGGAGGCCCTGCTGGTGCAGGAGTCGGTGACCGCCGTGGTGCAGGTGCAGGGCAAGGTGAAGTCGCGCCTGGAGGTCTCCCCGGAGGTCTCGGCCGCCGACCTCGAGGCCGCGGCGCTGGCCGATGCCACGGTGCAGCAGGCGATCGATGGCCGTGAGATCCGGAAGGTGATCGTGCGCGAGCCCAAGCTCGTGAACATCGTCGTCTGA
- a CDS encoding S8 family peptidase yields the protein MSRRSLMAGVAAAATGAALAVGPTATAIPDRDPDPRPDRSPSPSASATPGKKDPAPVLGSSAQDRYIVVFDKATGKGKQRAARSGARSDGGTVHHRFDTVLDGFAATLPAQALRGLRNNPNVAYIEADRKVTVADTESPATWGIDRVDQRDLPLDGSYTFEESGAGVTAYVIDTGIRSGHAEFSGRVTSGYSAINDGRGTGDCNGHGTHVAGTVGGETYGVAQDVDLVAVRVLDCEGSGTTSGVIAGVDWVTQNASGSSVANMSLGGGASTALDNAVANSIDAGVTYAVAAGNDYGANACNGSPSRVTSALTVGSSTNSDSRSGFSNIGTCLDLFAPGSNITSAWIGSNSDTNTISGTSMATPHVAGVAALYLEANPGASATEVSDAVVDSSTSGALSGIGSGSPNRLLYSGLDSSGGNPDPEPTGCDSLTEGGTGQLSGSGATEYWPKSNGYFNAAAGTHVGCLSGPASADFDLYLDKYQNGTWVEVARSTSSSSEEEISYDGTSGYYSWRVESWSGSGSYSFGYDTP from the coding sequence ATGTCCCGCAGATCCCTCATGGCCGGAGTCGCGGCCGCCGCCACCGGCGCGGCGCTCGCGGTCGGTCCCACGGCGACGGCCATCCCCGACCGTGACCCCGACCCGCGCCCCGACCGGTCCCCGTCGCCGTCCGCCTCGGCCACCCCCGGCAAGAAGGACCCGGCACCTGTGCTGGGCTCCTCGGCGCAGGACCGCTACATCGTGGTCTTCGACAAGGCCACCGGCAAGGGCAAGCAGCGCGCGGCCCGGTCCGGTGCCCGGTCCGACGGCGGCACCGTGCACCACCGCTTCGACACCGTCCTCGACGGGTTCGCCGCCACGCTGCCGGCCCAGGCCCTGCGTGGCCTGCGCAACAACCCGAACGTCGCCTACATCGAGGCCGACCGGAAGGTCACCGTGGCCGACACCGAGTCGCCGGCGACCTGGGGCATCGACCGTGTCGACCAGCGCGACCTCCCGCTGGACGGCAGCTACACCTTCGAGGAGTCCGGCGCCGGAGTGACGGCGTACGTCATCGACACCGGGATCCGCAGCGGGCACGCCGAGTTCAGCGGACGCGTCACCTCGGGCTACTCCGCCATCAACGACGGGCGCGGCACCGGCGACTGCAACGGACACGGCACCCACGTCGCCGGCACCGTGGGCGGCGAGACCTACGGCGTCGCACAGGACGTCGACCTCGTCGCGGTGCGGGTGCTGGACTGCGAGGGCAGCGGGACCACCTCCGGCGTCATCGCCGGCGTCGACTGGGTCACCCAGAACGCCAGCGGCAGCTCGGTCGCCAACATGAGCCTCGGCGGCGGTGCCTCCACCGCGCTGGACAACGCCGTGGCGAACTCCATCGACGCCGGCGTCACGTACGCCGTCGCCGCGGGCAACGACTACGGCGCCAACGCCTGCAACGGCTCGCCCTCGCGAGTCACCTCGGCGCTGACCGTCGGCTCCTCGACCAACAGCGACAGCCGTTCCGGCTTCTCCAACATCGGCACCTGCCTGGACCTGTTCGCACCGGGGAGCAACATCACCTCGGCCTGGATCGGCAGCAACTCCGACACCAACACCATCAGCGGCACCTCCATGGCCACGCCGCACGTGGCCGGCGTCGCAGCGCTCTACCTCGAGGCGAACCCCGGCGCCTCCGCGACCGAGGTGAGCGACGCCGTCGTCGACTCCTCGACCAGCGGCGCGCTCTCGGGCATCGGCAGCGGGTCCCCCAACCGCCTGCTCTACTCCGGGCTCGACAGCAGCGGCGGCAACCCGGACCCGGAGCCCACCGGCTGTGACTCCCTCACCGAGGGCGGCACCGGGCAGCTCAGCGGATCCGGCGCCACCGAGTACTGGCCGAAGTCCAACGGCTACTTCAACGCGGCCGCCGGCACGCACGTCGGCTGCCTGAGCGGACCGGCCTCCGCCGACTTCGACCTCTACCTGGACAAGTACCAGAACGGCACGTGGGTCGAGGTCGCCCGGAGCACCAGCAGCTCCTCGGAGGAGGAGATCAGCTACGACGGCACCAGCGGCTACTACTCCTGGCGCGTGGAGTCCTGGTCCGGCTCGGGCAGCTACTCCTTCGGCTACGACACCCCGTAG
- a CDS encoding DegV family protein — MSVVVVTDSTASLDPEVAARRGVTVVPLQVIVDDDALVEGEPGATPGAVAQALRDKRSVSTSRPTPETFAATYARLAEEGATAVLSIHLSSDVSGTFESAQVAARRTDIPVTCVDTRQVGVATGYAALSAQDVIDGGGSVEEATAAAHRRAAEAVTYLYVDTLEYLRRGGRIGSAAALLGGALAVKPLLGIEEGVVATLEKVRTSARAIARLEALAAEAAGERAVEVTIAHLDSPDRAAEMADRVREELAEQLADREVRFTELGAVLGAHVGPGMLAICVAPLLTD; from the coding sequence GTGAGCGTCGTCGTCGTCACCGATTCCACTGCGAGCCTGGACCCCGAGGTCGCCGCACGGCGCGGGGTGACCGTCGTCCCGCTGCAGGTGATCGTCGACGACGACGCACTCGTCGAGGGCGAGCCCGGCGCGACGCCCGGCGCAGTCGCGCAGGCGCTGCGTGACAAGCGTTCGGTGAGCACCTCGCGACCGACGCCGGAGACGTTCGCCGCGACCTACGCGCGGCTGGCCGAGGAGGGCGCCACCGCGGTGCTCTCGATCCACCTCTCCAGCGACGTGAGTGGCACGTTCGAGTCCGCCCAGGTGGCGGCGCGGCGTACCGACATCCCGGTGACGTGCGTGGACACCCGGCAGGTCGGTGTCGCGACGGGGTACGCCGCCCTCTCGGCGCAGGACGTCATCGACGGCGGGGGCTCGGTGGAGGAGGCCACCGCGGCCGCGCACCGGCGCGCCGCCGAGGCGGTGACGTACCTCTACGTCGACACCCTGGAGTACCTCCGTCGGGGTGGTCGCATCGGCTCGGCGGCCGCGCTGCTCGGCGGGGCGTTGGCGGTGAAGCCGCTGCTCGGGATCGAGGAGGGCGTGGTCGCCACGCTGGAGAAGGTCCGCACCTCCGCCCGCGCCATCGCGCGGTTGGAGGCGTTGGCGGCCGAGGCGGCGGGGGAGCGAGCGGTCGAGGTGACCATCGCCCACCTGGACAGTCCGGACCGGGCCGCCGAGATGGCGGACCGGGTGCGGGAGGAGCTCGCCGAGCAGCTGGCGGACCGGGAGGTGCGGTTCACCGAGCTCGGTGCGGTGCTCGGGGCCCACGTCGGCCCCGGCATGCTGGCCATCTGTGTCGCCCCGCTGCTGACGGACTGA
- a CDS encoding helix-hairpin-helix domain-containing protein codes for MRKPRPPGFDSRTEREEAAARRLAALAADLGHRVDGAVPAPAGRLTTASAAAAEGEQWPAPDHWPGAEPGPERREEPDPTPGGAGTFPPPGRHADRRRLHGPRLPGIGTAHVALLAVLVAVAVAGTAWWLLTDRATPTEPTTSTAAEPVVPLSTAPGSTDDEAGGSDGGGGAGGTDEQVTVDVAGKVRRPGIVVLDEGARVVDAVEAAGGPRRGVKTAGLNLARVLTDGEQIVVGRPAAAVGPPASPGAERPVNLNLAQQAELEELPGVGPVTAAAIIAWREEHGGFRSVDQLIDVSGIGEKTLAEIAPRVTV; via the coding sequence ATGCGCAAGCCTCGTCCACCCGGGTTCGACTCCCGCACCGAGCGGGAGGAGGCCGCCGCCCGTCGCCTCGCCGCCCTGGCCGCCGACCTCGGCCACCGGGTCGACGGCGCCGTGCCCGCGCCTGCCGGCCGACTCACGACCGCTTCGGCCGCGGCCGCCGAGGGGGAGCAGTGGCCGGCACCGGACCACTGGCCCGGCGCGGAGCCGGGCCCGGAGCGCCGGGAGGAGCCGGACCCGACACCCGGCGGCGCGGGCACCTTCCCGCCCCCGGGCAGGCACGCGGACCGGCGACGGCTCCACGGGCCGAGGCTGCCCGGGATCGGGACGGCGCACGTAGCGCTGCTCGCCGTGCTGGTCGCCGTGGCCGTCGCCGGCACCGCGTGGTGGTTGCTGACCGACCGTGCCACCCCCACCGAGCCCACCACCTCGACGGCGGCCGAGCCCGTCGTGCCGCTCTCGACCGCGCCGGGGTCCACCGACGATGAGGCAGGTGGCTCCGACGGCGGCGGTGGTGCCGGTGGGACCGACGAGCAGGTCACCGTGGACGTCGCGGGGAAGGTGCGTCGGCCCGGGATCGTCGTGCTGGACGAGGGCGCCCGGGTCGTGGACGCGGTGGAGGCGGCCGGCGGCCCGCGTCGGGGGGTGAAGACCGCCGGCCTCAACCTCGCTCGCGTGCTCACCGACGGCGAGCAGATCGTCGTCGGACGTCCGGCGGCCGCCGTGGGGCCGCCGGCCTCGCCCGGGGCCGAGCGTCCCGTCAACCTCAACCTCGCCCAGCAGGCCGAGCTCGAGGAGCTGCCCGGTGTCGGGCCCGTGACCGCCGCAGCGATCATCGCGTGGCGCGAGGAGCACGGCGGCTTCCGCTCGGTCGACCAGCTCATCGACGTGTCCGGCATCGGGGAGAAGACCCTGGCCGAGATCGCGCCCCGGGTCACCGTGTGA
- a CDS encoding ComEC/Rec2 family competence protein, which produces MTEDRHDLRMPIVGAAAWVAGIAAYHAGDVVVPAIAAGGLLAPLLLRWLRPTPATRRLVAAAAMVALAVATSTLLRHHGTTQSPVVDLARERAEVSVRASVAADPRLVAGQWGDRMVVPLRVHALETDHRAYRLGASVVALADEEWAAVRLGEELTVTGRLLPAEEPDTAAMLTVRGPPGHRQPPDAWWRGAEAVRASLRASVRSQSADRRGLVPALVVGDVSALRPALEADFRTTGLTHLTAVSGTNLTLLLGFVLLLARSAGVRGRSLRVVALLGIVGFILLTRTEPSVLRAAAMGLVGLFALGTDGRRRGMRALGVAVAGLLLAWPPLAVSVGFALSVLATGGIVVAGPPITRALATWLPVPLAQAVAVPLAAQAAVTPVIAGISGEVSLVAVVANLLVAPAVGPATVLGLAGGLAGLVWPAAGGLCGWAAGWCVAWIVTIAEWGAGLPRAAVGWGTGAPAVAALVVLCVALLWLAPRLVRRPRLALVLTLVVSLAVLDLPGRAGSWWPGGGSPDWSVVACDVGQGDALVVRTAPGAAVVVDVGPDPSAVAGCLDRLAVQEVPLVVLTHFHADHVDGLTGVLRGRRVGAIAVSPVRQPAAAAARVDDVAAEHATPVGEAAYGDTRRYGAATVQVVGPAPGTTAGANDASVVVLVEVDGLRVLLTGDVEPPAQQRLAARLPDLQVDVLKVPHHGSRQQDVEWLASLRAEVALVPVGADNDYGHPDADLLAGLAEGGTRVARTDRDGDVAVVAEGGEPRLVPAG; this is translated from the coding sequence GTGACCGAGGATCGCCACGACCTGCGGATGCCGATCGTGGGCGCGGCGGCCTGGGTCGCCGGCATCGCCGCCTACCACGCCGGGGACGTCGTCGTACCCGCCATCGCGGCCGGTGGCCTGCTCGCGCCGTTGCTGCTGCGGTGGCTGCGCCCGACCCCGGCGACGCGGCGCCTCGTCGCTGCCGCGGCGATGGTGGCGCTGGCCGTGGCCACCAGCACCCTCCTGCGCCATCACGGTACGACGCAGAGCCCCGTGGTCGACCTCGCACGTGAGCGTGCCGAGGTCTCCGTGCGCGCGAGCGTGGCGGCCGACCCGCGGCTCGTGGCCGGGCAGTGGGGTGACCGGATGGTCGTCCCGCTCCGGGTCCACGCGCTCGAGACGGACCATCGCGCCTACCGGCTCGGGGCATCGGTGGTCGCCCTCGCCGACGAGGAGTGGGCGGCGGTCAGGCTGGGCGAGGAGCTGACCGTCACCGGTCGGCTGCTGCCGGCCGAGGAGCCGGACACCGCCGCGATGCTGACCGTGCGCGGTCCGCCGGGACACCGGCAGCCTCCCGATGCGTGGTGGCGCGGCGCCGAAGCCGTGCGCGCGTCGCTGCGTGCCTCGGTCCGGTCGCAGTCGGCGGACCGGCGCGGACTGGTGCCGGCGCTGGTCGTGGGCGATGTCAGTGCGCTGCGCCCCGCGCTGGAGGCCGACTTCCGCACCACCGGCCTCACCCACCTCACGGCGGTCTCGGGCACCAACCTGACGCTGCTGCTCGGGTTCGTGCTGCTGCTGGCCCGGTCGGCCGGCGTGCGCGGCCGGTCCCTGCGCGTCGTGGCACTGCTCGGCATCGTGGGCTTCATCCTGTTGACCCGGACCGAACCGAGTGTGCTGCGGGCTGCGGCCATGGGCCTGGTCGGGCTGTTCGCACTCGGCACCGACGGGCGCCGGCGGGGCATGCGGGCACTCGGGGTGGCCGTCGCGGGACTGCTGCTGGCGTGGCCGCCGTTGGCGGTGTCGGTGGGGTTCGCCCTGTCGGTGCTCGCGACGGGCGGCATCGTCGTGGCCGGTCCACCGATCACCCGGGCCCTCGCGACCTGGCTGCCGGTGCCGCTGGCCCAGGCGGTGGCCGTGCCCCTGGCGGCCCAGGCCGCGGTGACGCCGGTGATCGCCGGCATCTCCGGCGAGGTCAGCCTCGTTGCCGTCGTGGCGAACCTCCTCGTGGCGCCGGCCGTGGGACCCGCGACGGTGCTGGGCCTTGCCGGCGGACTGGCCGGACTGGTGTGGCCCGCCGCCGGAGGCCTGTGCGGGTGGGCCGCCGGCTGGTGCGTCGCGTGGATCGTGACGATCGCGGAGTGGGGCGCCGGGCTGCCCCGTGCTGCGGTCGGCTGGGGCACCGGAGCACCGGCCGTCGCGGCGCTGGTCGTGCTGTGCGTGGCACTGCTGTGGCTCGCACCGCGGCTCGTCCGGAGACCGCGGCTGGCCCTCGTCCTCACGCTGGTCGTGTCACTGGCGGTGCTCGACCTCCCCGGTCGGGCGGGAAGCTGGTGGCCGGGCGGCGGGTCGCCGGACTGGTCCGTGGTCGCCTGCGACGTGGGCCAGGGCGACGCGCTGGTCGTCCGCACCGCGCCGGGGGCCGCGGTGGTGGTCGACGTGGGTCCGGACCCGTCGGCCGTCGCGGGGTGCCTAGACCGCCTGGCCGTGCAGGAGGTCCCGCTGGTGGTGCTGACCCACTTCCACGCCGACCACGTCGACGGACTCACCGGGGTGCTGCGGGGGCGACGGGTGGGTGCGATCGCGGTCTCGCCGGTCCGGCAGCCGGCGGCGGCAGCAGCCCGGGTCGACGACGTCGCGGCCGAGCACGCGACGCCGGTCGGCGAGGCGGCGTACGGCGACACCCGGCGCTACGGTGCGGCCACGGTGCAGGTGGTCGGACCGGCGCCGGGCACCACGGCCGGCGCCAACGACGCCAGTGTCGTGGTCCTGGTCGAGGTCGACGGGCTGCGGGTCCTCCTCACCGGCGACGTCGAGCCGCCTGCACAGCAGCGCCTGGCCGCCCGACTGCCCGACCTGCAGGTCGACGTGCTCAAGGTGCCGCACCACGGCAGCCGGCAGCAGGACGTCGAATGGCTGGCCTCGCTGCGGGCGGAGGTCGCTCTCGTCCCCGTGGGGGCCGACAACGACTACGGCCATCCCGATGCGGACCTGCTCGCCGGCCTCGCCGAGGGCGGCACGCGGGTGGCGCGCACCGACCGGGACGGCGACGTCGCGGTCGTGGCCGAGGGTGGTGAGCCGCGCCTGGTCCCGGCCGGGTGA